The following are encoded together in the Ovis aries strain OAR_USU_Benz2616 breed Rambouillet chromosome 15, ARS-UI_Ramb_v3.0, whole genome shotgun sequence genome:
- the C15H11orf91 gene encoding uncharacterized protein C11orf91 homolog, with amino-acid sequence MPKGRRGCQSPTMSQRPAPPLYFPSLYDRGISSSPLSDFNIWKKLFVPLKAGGAPAGGAPAAGGRSLPQAPSASAPPPPPGLGPPSERPCPPPWPSGLASIPYEPLRFFYSPPPRPEAAATPLAPGPTTSRLASASHPEELCELEIRIKELELLTITGDGFDSQRYKFLKALKDEKLQGLKTRQTGKKSAPLS; translated from the exons ATGCCGAAGGGGCGGCGCGGCTGCCAGAGCCCCACGATGAGCCAGCGACCGGCTCCGCCCCTCTACTTCCCGTCTCTCTACGACCGCGGCATCTCCTCGTCCCCGCTCAGCGACTTCAACATCTGGAAAAAGCTCTTCGTGCCCCTGAAGGCTGGAGGGGCGCCGGCGGGAGGGGCGCCGGCAGCGGGGGGCCGGTCACTGCCCCAGGCACCCTCGGCCTCAGCACCCCCGCCGCCACCCGGCCTGGGTCCCCCTAGTGAGCGCCCTTGTCCCCCTCCCTGGCCCTCCGGCCTGGCTTCCATCCCCTACGAGCCTCTGCGCTTCTTCTACTCTCCACCGCCGAGGCCTGAGGCAGCGGCCACCCCGCTGGCTCCTGGCCCCACGACCTCCCGGCTAGCCTCTGCCTCCCACCCTGAGGAGTTGTGCGAGCTGGAGATCCGGATTAAGGAGCTGGAGCTGCTCACCATAACTGGGGACGGCTTCGACTCCCAGCGCT ATAAATTCTTGAAGGCGCTGAAAGATGAAAAGTTACAAGGCCTGAAGACCAGGCAGACTGGAAAGAAGTCTGCCCCTCTCTCCTGA